The Gymnodinialimonas sp. 57CJ19 genome includes a window with the following:
- a CDS encoding LysR family transcriptional regulator produces MSIRLEMLRAFSVTANQGTLAGAAAVLGRTPSAVSMMLAQFEQEIGGPLFETDRKNRLTPLGRLVLEESTRATDVFDKSVEAIRRHAMSTAGIVRIAAVPSATVALLPDVIDAFRKTHAEVRIEISDVDSATVRARVKRDEADIGIVSARPDEPLEGTRIFADDLGIVCAEGGLIHKAHLANQGASDWNLLALEPLIANPLCELVEAPIVGELRLASTLEARNTTAILSFVRRGFGASILPFDAVRNQPDGVEFFVPAKSISQRELRKITQDNDVLRGAVLEFWGLLER; encoded by the coding sequence ATGTCGATCAGGTTGGAAATGCTCCGTGCGTTCTCCGTGACCGCCAACCAGGGAACCCTCGCGGGGGCCGCTGCGGTCTTGGGGCGCACGCCTTCAGCCGTGTCCATGATGCTGGCTCAGTTCGAGCAAGAAATCGGCGGTCCACTGTTTGAAACAGACCGCAAGAACCGCCTTACCCCTTTGGGGCGACTCGTGCTGGAAGAGAGCACTCGGGCGACGGATGTGTTTGACAAAAGCGTCGAGGCCATACGCCGCCATGCGATGTCGACGGCGGGGATTGTGCGCATTGCCGCTGTGCCGTCTGCTACGGTTGCCTTGCTGCCCGATGTCATCGACGCCTTTCGCAAGACGCACGCCGAGGTGCGGATCGAAATCAGCGATGTGGACAGTGCGACCGTGCGTGCCCGGGTAAAGCGCGACGAAGCAGACATCGGCATCGTGTCAGCGCGCCCGGACGAGCCGTTGGAAGGCACGCGCATTTTTGCGGATGATCTGGGCATTGTCTGTGCCGAAGGCGGCCTGATCCACAAAGCCCATTTGGCAAATCAAGGCGCATCAGACTGGAACCTGTTGGCGCTAGAGCCGCTCATCGCGAACCCGCTTTGTGAGCTTGTTGAGGCGCCCATCGTCGGTGAATTGCGTCTCGCGAGCACATTGGAGGCCCGTAACACGACAGCGATCCTCTCATTCGTGCGGCGCGGATTTGGCGCGAGTATCTTGCCGTTTGATGCGGTGCGAAACCAGCCAGACGGCGTCGAGTTCTTTGTTCCAGCAAAATCTATCAGCCAACGAGAATTGCGCAAAATCACGCAGGACAATGATGTTTTGCGCGGAGCTGTTCTGGAGTTCTGGGGATTGTTAGAGCGGTAG
- a CDS encoding BCCT family transporter: protein MSDTTKATGQPSGTTDKALFAITGGFIALFCAYAFFNIEGLSALVDSSFAFSAQYFGLYWQVLLLATFLIGLLLCVLPGSRTLMGGLSLPEFGTFSWASMIMCTLLAGGGVFWAAGEPIAHFLSPAPVFGDLSGDVQAQAHAALAQSFLHWGFLAWAILGSLTTVMLMHYHYDKGLPLAPRTLLYPVFGDRALSGPIGVITDASCVIAVVAGTVGPIGFLGLQMSYGLNELTGIPDNFTTQAIAILALVGLYTVSAITGLAKGIKILSQINVILAAALLAFMLVAGPTMQIFAGFFGGMQVYATHFFDMAMYRGDAGFFSDAGWLGWWTVFFWGWFMGYGPLMAVFIARISRGRSIRQIILTLSVMAPLITNFWFTIIGGSGIFFEIAEPGIVSGPFEGFNLPAGLLAITQAMPMGMILSVLFLVLTMCFVATTSDSMSYVISSTMTTGEPSTAMRAFWGLAMGVMALILISTGSGGIGKLQSFIVVTAVPVSLILLPSLWDALRITWMLGRKTEVASA, encoded by the coding sequence ATGAGCGATACGACGAAAGCAACGGGTCAGCCTTCGGGCACCACAGACAAGGCACTCTTCGCGATTACGGGCGGTTTCATCGCGCTGTTCTGCGCCTATGCGTTTTTCAACATCGAGGGCCTTTCGGCGCTGGTCGACAGCAGCTTTGCGTTCTCGGCACAGTATTTCGGGCTTTATTGGCAGGTTCTACTGCTCGCCACTTTCCTGATCGGGTTGCTGCTTTGTGTGTTGCCCGGCTCCAGGACCCTGATGGGCGGGTTGTCCCTGCCTGAGTTCGGCACGTTCAGCTGGGCGTCCATGATCATGTGTACCTTGCTTGCGGGCGGTGGCGTGTTTTGGGCGGCGGGTGAGCCGATTGCGCATTTTCTCTCGCCCGCGCCCGTCTTTGGCGATCTGAGCGGTGACGTGCAGGCGCAGGCGCACGCCGCCCTTGCGCAGAGCTTTCTGCATTGGGGCTTTCTGGCTTGGGCTATTCTGGGGTCACTGACCACCGTGATGCTGATGCATTACCACTACGACAAAGGTCTGCCGCTTGCGCCCCGCACACTGCTGTACCCAGTGTTCGGAGATCGCGCCCTCAGCGGGCCTATCGGTGTCATTACAGATGCGTCCTGCGTCATCGCTGTGGTTGCGGGCACCGTTGGTCCCATCGGTTTTCTGGGTCTGCAAATGTCCTATGGCCTGAACGAACTGACAGGTATTCCTGACAATTTCACCACCCAAGCCATCGCCATTCTGGCACTGGTCGGGCTTTACACCGTGTCTGCGATTACCGGTCTGGCCAAAGGCATCAAGATCTTGTCGCAGATTAACGTGATCCTGGCGGCGGCCCTGTTGGCCTTCATGCTGGTCGCAGGCCCGACGATGCAGATTTTCGCAGGCTTCTTCGGTGGCATGCAGGTCTATGCAACGCATTTCTTTGATATGGCGATGTATCGCGGCGATGCGGGCTTTTTCAGCGATGCCGGCTGGCTTGGATGGTGGACTGTGTTCTTCTGGGGTTGGTTCATGGGCTATGGCCCGCTGATGGCCGTCTTCATCGCGCGTATCAGCCGTGGACGGTCGATCCGCCAGATCATCCTGACGCTGTCGGTTATGGCCCCGCTGATCACAAACTTCTGGTTCACCATCATTGGCGGCTCCGGCATTTTCTTTGAAATTGCAGAGCCGGGTATCGTGTCGGGCCCATTCGAGGGCTTCAACCTGCCAGCCGGTCTGTTGGCGATCACACAAGCCATGCCCATGGGCATGATCCTGTCGGTCCTGTTTCTGGTGCTGACGATGTGCTTCGTGGCAACGACCAGCGACTCCATGAGCTATGTGATCTCATCCACCATGACCACCGGAGAGCCGTCCACCGCGATGCGGGCATTCTGGGGCTTGGCGATGGGTGTCATGGCGTTGATCCTGATTTCGACCGGATCGGGCGGCATCGGCAAATTGCAAAGCTTTATCGTGGTGACGGCTGTGCCGGTCTCCCTGATCCTGCTGCCATCCCTTTGGGATGCGCTGCGGATTACGTGGATGCTCGGCCGCAAGACCGAAGTCGCCTCCGCCTGA
- a CDS encoding aldehyde dehydrogenase family protein, which yields MTDLTQLYIDGVWTDGATQIENRNPSDTSDLIGMYAQADAGQLDTALAAARRAQPAWWAAGIQKRHDVLMAIGTELMARAEEIGRLLSREEGKPLAEGKGEVYRAGQFFTYFAAEVLRQHGDLAESVRPGIEIDVRREAVGVVAIISPWNFPVATPAWKIAPALAFGNAVVWKPANVTPASAIALTEIISRQDIPKGLFNLVAGPGRDVGQRLVESADVDAISFTGSVPVGRGIAAAAVQNMTKVQMEMGSKNPLIVMDDCDLDLAVTHAAGSAFGGTGQKCTAASRLIVHASVHDQFVEKLVAAAGAMKVGHALEDGTQLGPVVSESQLNGNLEYVGIGKSEGAELLCGGDRLEMATEGYYMAPAVFVGTRNDMQINREEMFAPITAVQKVESYDEALTTANDTQFGLTAGIMTTSLARASHFRANMRAGCVMVNLPTAGTDYHVPFGGRGASSFGPREQGSYAAEFYTTVKTAYVSAGEPS from the coding sequence ATGACCGATCTTACGCAGCTTTATATCGATGGTGTTTGGACAGACGGTGCCACGCAAATCGAAAATCGCAACCCGTCTGATACGTCGGATTTGATTGGCATGTACGCCCAGGCGGATGCAGGGCAGCTTGACACCGCCCTTGCCGCTGCACGCCGTGCGCAACCTGCGTGGTGGGCTGCGGGCATCCAGAAACGCCACGACGTATTGATGGCGATCGGCACCGAGTTGATGGCCCGCGCCGAAGAGATCGGGCGCTTGCTGTCGCGTGAAGAGGGTAAGCCACTGGCCGAAGGCAAAGGAGAGGTCTACCGCGCGGGTCAGTTCTTCACCTATTTCGCCGCCGAGGTCCTGCGCCAGCACGGCGATCTGGCCGAAAGCGTGCGCCCCGGCATCGAGATTGACGTGCGCCGCGAGGCGGTTGGCGTTGTGGCGATCATCTCGCCCTGGAATTTCCCCGTCGCCACCCCCGCCTGGAAAATCGCCCCCGCGCTGGCCTTTGGGAACGCCGTCGTGTGGAAGCCTGCCAATGTCACGCCTGCCAGTGCAATTGCCCTGACCGAGATCATCTCTCGCCAAGACATCCCCAAAGGCCTCTTCAACCTTGTTGCAGGTCCGGGGCGCGATGTTGGACAACGGCTTGTGGAAAGCGCGGATGTGGATGCGATCAGCTTCACCGGCTCTGTACCAGTTGGCCGTGGCATTGCCGCCGCTGCTGTTCAAAACATGACCAAGGTGCAGATGGAGATGGGCTCCAAGAACCCGTTGATCGTCATGGATGATTGCGACCTTGATCTGGCCGTGACGCACGCCGCAGGGTCCGCATTTGGCGGCACGGGTCAGAAATGCACCGCCGCCAGCCGGCTGATTGTGCATGCCTCTGTGCATGATCAATTCGTCGAAAAACTCGTCGCGGCGGCGGGTGCGATGAAGGTTGGCCATGCGCTGGAAGACGGCACACAGCTGGGCCCGGTGGTCAGTGAAAGCCAGTTGAACGGCAACCTGGAGTATGTCGGCATCGGCAAGTCCGAAGGCGCGGAGTTGCTTTGCGGTGGCGACCGTCTGGAGATGGCGACCGAGGGCTACTACATGGCTCCTGCCGTCTTTGTGGGCACCCGCAATGACATGCAGATCAACCGCGAGGAAATGTTCGCGCCGATCACCGCCGTGCAAAAAGTCGAGAGCTATGACGAAGCACTGACAACGGCCAATGACACGCAATTCGGCTTGACCGCCGGCATCATGACAACCTCGCTGGCGCGGGCCAGCCACTTCCGCGCCAACATGCGGGCCGGTTGCGTGATGGTGAACCTGCCCACCGCTGGCACGGATTACCATGTGCCCTTCGGTGGGCGCGGGGCGTCCAGCTTTGGCCCGCGCGAGCAGGGGTCCTATGCGGCTGAATTCTACACAACCGTGAAGACCGCTTATGTCTCTGCGGGTGAGCCGTCATGA
- a CDS encoding S-(hydroxymethyl)glutathione dehydrogenase/class III alcohol dehydrogenase, whose product MIKSKAAVAWAVNEPLSIEEIDVMPPQAGEVRVRIVASGVCHTDAFTLSGDDPEGLFPVVLGHEGGGIVESIGEGVTSVAVGDHVIPLYTPECGECKFCKSGKTNLCQKIRETQGKGLMPDGTSRFYKDGKPILHYMGCSTFSEYTVLPEISLAKVNPEAPLEEVCLLGCGVTTGMGAVMNTAKVEEGATVAIFGMGGIGLSAVIGAAMAKASRIIVIDINESKFDLARKLGATDFINPKDHDKPIQDVIVEMTDGGVDYSFECIGNVNVMRSALECCHKGWGESVVIGVAGAGQEISTRPFQLVTGRVWRGSAFGGVKGRSELPEYVERYMNGEFKLNDFITHTMGLEDINEAFDLMHEGKSIRSVIHFDK is encoded by the coding sequence ATCATCAAATCGAAAGCCGCCGTTGCCTGGGCTGTAAACGAGCCCCTGTCTATTGAAGAAATCGACGTGATGCCGCCGCAAGCGGGCGAAGTGCGCGTGCGCATTGTCGCGTCCGGCGTGTGTCATACCGATGCGTTCACCCTGTCGGGCGATGACCCCGAAGGCCTGTTCCCGGTTGTTTTGGGCCATGAGGGCGGCGGCATCGTTGAATCCATCGGCGAAGGCGTGACCAGCGTGGCTGTGGGCGATCACGTGATCCCGCTCTACACGCCCGAATGCGGCGAGTGTAAGTTCTGCAAATCCGGCAAGACCAACCTCTGCCAGAAGATCCGCGAGACCCAAGGCAAGGGGTTGATGCCTGACGGCACCAGCCGGTTCTACAAGGACGGCAAACCGATCCTGCACTACATGGGCTGTTCGACCTTCTCGGAATACACTGTGCTGCCCGAGATCTCTCTGGCCAAGGTGAACCCGGAAGCGCCTCTGGAAGAGGTCTGCCTGCTGGGTTGCGGCGTCACCACCGGCATGGGCGCGGTGATGAACACCGCCAAGGTCGAGGAAGGCGCGACGGTTGCGATCTTTGGCATGGGCGGCATCGGCCTTTCGGCTGTCATCGGCGCGGCGATGGCCAAGGCCAGCCGGATCATCGTGATCGACATCAACGAGAGCAAGTTCGACCTCGCCCGCAAACTGGGCGCCACCGACTTCATCAATCCCAAGGACCACGACAAGCCGATCCAGGATGTGATCGTCGAGATGACAGACGGCGGCGTCGATTACTCCTTCGAGTGCATCGGCAACGTCAACGTCATGCGCTCGGCGCTGGAGTGCTGCCACAAGGGCTGGGGCGAATCTGTCGTGATCGGCGTCGCTGGCGCGGGTCAGGAAATCTCCACCCGTCCGTTCCAGCTTGTCACCGGTCGTGTCTGGCGCGGTTCGGCCTTTGGCGGCGTCAAGGGCCGGTCGGAGCTGCCCGAATATGTCGAGCGCTACATGAACGGTGAGTTCAAGCTGAATGACTTCATCACCCACACCATGGGCCTTGAGGACATCAACGAGGCGTTCGACCTGATGCACGAAGGCAAGAGCATCCGCTCGGTCATCCACTTCGACAAGTAA
- a CDS encoding DUF3726 domain-containing protein, whose amino-acid sequence MSHHPHDQTRGDSTPYFSEMQSAPLSCNEAASLCMKAARGAGMSWGLAEEAGFSAAWLVSHGLDGPSFLRAHLERADGKDWSDLCPAIVPGKWENAKGQAVCPIILGATLSDYAELPEGPVVGAKIMLGLVSAPILLLPFLSELGRAYGLTFTLSAQTGAVDINADPTSLHAAAHLLDVAQLELTMGVKADEPCDREDPSTPNAKTTAATIAALNTFAMRTTVPATDASRAGAGSTLSDND is encoded by the coding sequence ATGAGCCATCATCCTCACGACCAGACACGCGGCGATTCCACGCCATACTTCAGCGAAATGCAATCCGCACCGCTATCGTGCAACGAGGCTGCATCGCTGTGCATGAAGGCGGCACGTGGCGCAGGCATGAGCTGGGGCCTGGCCGAAGAAGCCGGGTTTTCAGCCGCATGGCTGGTGTCGCACGGGCTTGATGGCCCGTCATTCCTGCGGGCGCATCTGGAACGCGCCGACGGTAAGGATTGGTCGGATCTGTGTCCCGCCATCGTCCCCGGGAAATGGGAGAACGCAAAAGGCCAAGCCGTTTGCCCGATCATTCTGGGGGCAACCTTGAGCGATTATGCCGAGTTGCCGGAAGGACCCGTCGTGGGGGCCAAGATCATGTTGGGGCTGGTCAGTGCGCCGATATTGTTGCTGCCCTTCCTGTCCGAACTGGGCCGCGCTTATGGTCTGACCTTCACGTTGTCCGCTCAAACGGGGGCGGTTGATATCAATGCCGATCCGACCTCGCTACACGCGGCCGCACACCTGCTGGATGTCGCGCAGCTTGAGTTGACCATGGGCGTCAAGGCCGACGAGCCATGCGACCGCGAAGATCCATCAACGCCAAACGCCAAGACGACGGCCGCGACGATTGCGGCCCTCAACACATTCGCCATGCGTACGACCGTTCCGGCAACGGATGCGTCACGCGCTGGCGCTGGATCAACCCTCAGTGACAACGACTAA
- a CDS encoding RidA family protein, whose product MRHALALDQPSVTTTNKGNVMTLSRLNPGPRMSQAVTVGNIAFLAGQVPDDLTADIETQTRQVLTKMDAVIAELGAAKADIASIQVWLADMADFQGMNAVWDQWVSKDAPPARATGGTALARPGMRVEMIAVVALPQAAA is encoded by the coding sequence ATGCGTCACGCGCTGGCGCTGGATCAACCCTCAGTGACAACGACTAACAAAGGAAATGTCATGACCCTCTCGCGCCTCAACCCAGGCCCCCGAATGAGCCAGGCGGTCACCGTCGGCAATATCGCGTTTCTGGCCGGTCAGGTTCCCGACGACCTGACTGCCGATATCGAAACCCAGACCCGTCAGGTACTAACCAAGATGGACGCCGTCATCGCCGAGCTGGGAGCAGCCAAGGCAGACATCGCATCGATTCAAGTCTGGCTGGCCGACATGGCCGATTTCCAAGGCATGAACGCCGTTTGGGACCAATGGGTCAGCAAAGACGCGCCACCCGCACGTGCCACCGGCGGCACAGCGCTCGCGCGTCCCGGCATGCGCGTTGAAATGATCGCTGTCGTCGCCCTGCCCCAGGCGGCCGCCTGA
- a CDS encoding NAD-dependent epimerase/dehydratase family protein: MAKFTGIGTCIEYRMGDAPLRTDTPLEPQSPYAGAKAAAFTALSTSLAQTETAFAWCRLFYLFGEGEHPNRLVAHLHERLSQGQPVDLSQGSQIRDFLDVEEGARRIILATFGDVSGPVNVCSGEGISVRVLATRIAQRYGRVELLNFGARPDNPFDPACVVGHPTELPEHSDFPEPRPRQETFE; the protein is encoded by the coding sequence GTGGCCAAATTCACCGGCATCGGGACCTGTATCGAGTACCGCATGGGCGACGCCCCACTGCGGACCGACACGCCACTGGAACCGCAGTCTCCTTATGCCGGCGCGAAGGCTGCTGCTTTCACAGCGCTGTCCACGTCATTGGCGCAAACGGAAACCGCCTTCGCGTGGTGCCGGTTGTTCTACCTCTTTGGCGAAGGTGAACACCCTAACCGCCTCGTGGCGCATTTGCATGAACGTCTGTCGCAAGGGCAGCCCGTAGACCTTAGCCAAGGCTCGCAAATCCGTGACTTTCTCGACGTTGAAGAAGGCGCGCGCCGGATCATTCTGGCCACCTTTGGTGACGTATCGGGGCCTGTGAACGTCTGCTCGGGCGAAGGTATCAGCGTGCGCGTTCTGGCCACCCGTATCGCACAAAGATATGGTCGCGTTGAGTTGCTTAACTTCGGAGCGCGACCCGATAACCCATTTGATCCCGCCTGTGTCGTCGGCCATCCAACCGAACTTCCAGAGCACAGTGATTTTCCCGAACCCCGGCCCCGTCAGGAGACATTTGAATGA
- a CDS encoding bestrophin family ion channel: MIVREAPSTLKLFFVMQGSVVPKIYGRIIGIALLTVIVMMLDTYVVPLPRISIGAMGIFGVALSLFLGFRNNAAYDRWWEARKLWGAMIADVRNLGRHMCVFVGKGADRERILSCAVAFAHLHRGFLRGVDVEADIRDWVGEQEAAAMVARKNPADSALRSMADKIGNLVKEDAISGFGQMTISQTLSSLGLAQAGCERIFTTPLPFVYSLLVRRTTYLYCWLLPFALIEATGWFAPLFAAVVAYVFFGLQAVTNELEHPFRNVQNGLPLDAMCRTIEISVSEALGRTPPAALSATNHMLS, encoded by the coding sequence ATGATCGTTAGAGAAGCGCCTTCGACCCTGAAACTGTTCTTCGTGATGCAAGGTTCCGTGGTGCCAAAGATCTATGGCAGGATCATTGGTATCGCACTTTTGACCGTGATCGTCATGATGCTGGACACCTACGTCGTCCCGCTGCCACGTATCTCCATCGGTGCCATGGGGATATTTGGCGTCGCCCTGTCGCTGTTTCTCGGGTTTCGCAACAACGCGGCCTATGATCGCTGGTGGGAGGCGCGAAAGCTCTGGGGGGCCATGATTGCGGATGTGCGCAACTTGGGGCGGCACATGTGTGTCTTTGTTGGAAAGGGTGCGGACCGTGAACGGATCCTGTCGTGCGCCGTGGCCTTCGCGCATTTGCATCGCGGTTTTCTACGCGGGGTGGATGTAGAGGCGGACATCCGTGACTGGGTCGGTGAACAGGAGGCCGCCGCAATGGTTGCGCGAAAGAATCCGGCGGATTCCGCGTTACGCTCGATGGCCGACAAGATTGGCAACCTCGTCAAAGAAGATGCGATCAGCGGATTTGGCCAAATGACGATCTCGCAAACGCTCTCCTCATTGGGCCTTGCGCAAGCCGGTTGCGAGCGGATCTTCACCACGCCGCTGCCGTTTGTCTATTCCCTGTTGGTGCGCCGAACGACGTATCTTTACTGCTGGTTATTGCCCTTTGCCCTGATCGAAGCGACGGGCTGGTTCGCGCCGCTCTTTGCGGCCGTGGTCGCCTATGTGTTCTTCGGCCTTCAAGCGGTCACCAATGAGCTAGAGCACCCGTTCCGCAATGTTCAAAACGGACTTCCGTTGGATGCGATGTGTCGCACCATCGAAATCTCGGTATCAGAAGCACTGGGTCGCACCCCGCCCGCTGCATTATCCGCCACAAACCACATGCTGAGTTGA
- a CDS encoding membrane dipeptidase: MSYLIDGLQYANWSEKIFRQMRKGGVDAVHVTITYHETFRETVLIIEKWNRWFEQYPDLIFQGRTADDVRIARETGRTAIFFGSQNPSCIEDDIGLVEVLHTLGLRFMQLTYNNQSLLASGCYEDEDIGLTRMGKQVVAEMNRVGVVVDMSHSGERSTFEAIEHSTRPITISHANPASWHNALRNKSDDLLRALGASGGFLGLSVYPHHLKDGGDCTLQSWCDMAALAIDLAGPQNVGIGTDLCQDQPDSIVEWMRVGRWTKTIDYGEGSATNAGFPPMPTWFNDNRDLAGIRAGLSAAGLDEATTDGLMGDNWHAFFAKSFGAQSAPRKIQSAAE, from the coding sequence ATGAGCTACCTGATCGACGGTCTGCAATATGCGAACTGGTCCGAAAAGATCTTTCGCCAGATGCGCAAGGGAGGCGTGGACGCGGTCCACGTCACCATCACCTATCATGAGACATTCCGCGAAACGGTTCTGATTATCGAAAAGTGGAACCGCTGGTTTGAGCAATATCCCGATCTGATCTTTCAGGGCCGCACCGCCGACGACGTCCGCATAGCGCGTGAAACCGGGCGCACCGCGATCTTCTTTGGCTCGCAAAACCCGTCCTGCATCGAGGATGACATCGGGCTGGTCGAAGTCTTGCACACGCTGGGTCTGCGGTTCATGCAGCTGACCTATAACAACCAGTCGCTTCTGGCATCGGGATGCTACGAGGATGAAGACATCGGCCTGACCCGCATGGGTAAACAGGTTGTGGCGGAAATGAACCGCGTGGGCGTGGTGGTGGACATGAGCCATTCCGGCGAACGCTCCACCTTTGAGGCGATTGAGCACTCGACCCGTCCGATCACCATCAGCCACGCCAACCCTGCCAGCTGGCACAATGCCCTGCGCAACAAATCTGACGACCTGCTGCGCGCGCTTGGCGCGTCGGGTGGCTTTCTAGGCCTGTCCGTTTACCCCCACCACCTCAAGGATGGCGGTGACTGCACGCTGCAATCCTGGTGCGATATGGCGGCGCTGGCTATTGATCTGGCGGGGCCGCAAAACGTCGGCATCGGCACGGACCTCTGTCAGGACCAGCCCGACAGCATCGTTGAATGGATGCGTGTGGGCCGCTGGACCAAGACGATTGACTACGGCGAAGGCTCTGCCACCAACGCGGGCTTCCCGCCCATGCCCACATGGTTCAACGACAACCGCGACCTGGCGGGCATTCGCGCAGGTCTGAGCGCCGCAGGGCTGGACGAGGCCACAACAGACGGGCTCATGGGCGACAACTGGCACGCCTTTTTCGCGAAAAGCTTCGGGGCGCAATCCGCACCCCGCAAAATTCAAAGCGCTGCTGAATAG
- a CDS encoding cephalosporin hydroxylase family protein — protein sequence MTPFEKEMAERLDAVKTDASQMEAAAHQFIEASFAKQYSYNFFWQGRPIIQYPQDIMAMQELIWDVKPDLIIETGIAHGGSLIFMASQLAQLELCEAIEAREVMDPAAPKRRILGIDIDIRAHNREAIEAHPMAGRIDMIEGSSIAPDIIKQVRAAAEGAKTVMISLDSNHTHDHVLAELEAYADLTSVDSYCVVFDTLVENMDASLFHDRPWGPGDNPRTAVNAFLQTNDDFEIDRNIDAKLQISVAPGGYLRRIK from the coding sequence ATGACCCCCTTCGAGAAAGAAATGGCCGAGCGCCTCGACGCCGTCAAAACCGACGCTTCTCAGATGGAAGCTGCCGCCCATCAGTTCATCGAGGCCAGCTTCGCCAAGCAGTACTCCTACAACTTTTTTTGGCAAGGCCGCCCGATTATTCAGTATCCGCAAGACATCATGGCCATGCAGGAACTGATCTGGGACGTGAAGCCGGACCTGATTATCGAGACGGGGATTGCCCACGGCGGATCCCTGATTTTCATGGCGTCGCAGCTGGCTCAGCTTGAGTTGTGCGAAGCAATCGAGGCCAGAGAGGTGATGGATCCCGCCGCCCCCAAACGTCGTATACTTGGAATCGACATTGATATCCGCGCTCATAACCGAGAGGCCATTGAAGCGCATCCGATGGCGGGCCGTATTGATATGATCGAGGGCTCCTCCATCGCGCCGGATATTATCAAACAGGTCCGTGCAGCCGCCGAGGGCGCGAAGACAGTGATGATATCATTGGATAGCAATCACACACACGACCACGTACTTGCGGAGTTGGAGGCCTATGCCGACCTGACGAGCGTCGACAGTTATTGCGTCGTATTCGACACCTTAGTTGAAAACATGGACGCTTCGTTGTTTCACGATAGGCCCTGGGGCCCGGGAGACAATCCAAGGACTGCTGTAAACGCGTTTCTTCAGACTAACGATGATTTCGAAATTGACCGCAACATTGACGCAAAATTGCAAATTTCGGTGGCTCCTGGCGGGTACCTTCGGCGTATCAAATAA
- a CDS encoding LysR family transcriptional regulator, producing the protein MVIWEGVSEFVAVAEAESFTAAANRLGVSTAQVSRQIGALEARLGVKLFYRTTRKVSITDTGQIYYNHCRQVLDGLAEAERAVTDLHQTPKGRLNMTAPVTYGESRIAPLINDFVARYPQLDVTLTLTNQMVDLVAESYDLAIRLGELNDSTMMAKRLASRTHYTCASRAYLSVNGTPYTLSELEPHNCLQGTLDTWRFQEQGRARHIRVKGNIRCNSGWSLVDAALKGIGIIQLPDYYIHADIAAGRLVPILENYSAPNDGIWAVYPHNRHLSPKVRLLLDHLGEGLSKAQEMTPSTNRIAK; encoded by the coding sequence TTGGTTATCTGGGAAGGCGTTTCTGAATTTGTCGCTGTCGCGGAAGCCGAGAGCTTTACCGCCGCGGCCAACCGCTTGGGGGTTTCGACCGCACAGGTCAGCCGCCAAATCGGAGCCCTTGAGGCGCGGCTGGGGGTCAAGCTGTTCTATCGCACCACCCGCAAGGTTTCGATCACCGATACAGGGCAAATCTATTACAACCACTGTCGTCAGGTTCTTGACGGGCTGGCCGAAGCAGAACGCGCAGTTACCGATCTGCACCAGACCCCCAAGGGCAGGCTCAACATGACCGCGCCCGTGACCTATGGCGAGAGCAGGATTGCGCCCCTGATCAACGACTTCGTTGCGCGCTATCCTCAGTTGGATGTGACCCTGACCTTGACCAACCAGATGGTTGATCTTGTTGCAGAGAGCTATGATCTGGCGATCCGTTTGGGCGAATTGAACGACAGTACGATGATGGCAAAACGGCTGGCGTCCCGCACCCATTACACTTGCGCGTCGCGGGCCTATCTATCCGTGAACGGCACGCCCTACACCCTGTCCGAGCTGGAGCCGCACAATTGCCTGCAAGGAACGCTGGATACCTGGCGGTTTCAGGAACAGGGCAGGGCCCGTCACATCCGCGTCAAAGGTAATATTCGCTGCAACAGCGGTTGGTCACTGGTCGATGCTGCACTTAAGGGCATCGGCATTATCCAACTGCCAGACTATTACATTCATGCAGATATTGCGGCCGGTCGGTTGGTGCCGATCCTCGAGAACTATAGCGCGCCCAATGACGGTATCTGGGCAGTCTACCCCCACAACCGCCACCTTTCGCCCAAAGTGCGACTGCTTCTGGACCACCTCGGTGAGGGGTTAAGCAAGGCGCAAGAGATGACACCATCGACAAACAGGATCGCGAAATGA